One Coffea arabica cultivar ET-39 chromosome 5e, Coffea Arabica ET-39 HiFi, whole genome shotgun sequence DNA segment encodes these proteins:
- the LOC140006951 gene encoding uncharacterized protein: MLLQWLPESIVPMILQITPPDVYSKQPDRMVWDLDISGSFSISSVYNLVRKVSNISIFSSNIWLTALPAKISFFMMRMSSGRLSVMEVLQRWGVCGPSRCTCCENPGVDSIDHIFCAGDVPRQVWESFQVEIGDFATPSMVKHAVIQWWLRPAKNKWLRLVYQVLPSLICWHLWKARNVAVWEGKVLSAMQVHGFVLSDLCDIL, translated from the coding sequence ATGCTTCTTCAGTGGCTTCCGGAAAGTATTGTCCCTATGATTCTACAGATAACCCCTCCTGATGTTTACTCTAAGCAGCCCGATAGGATGGTGTGGGATTTGGATATCTCTGGCtctttttccatttcttctgtGTATAATTTGGTTCGCAAGGTCTCCAATATTTCCATATTTTCATCTAATATCTGGCTAACAGCTTTGCCAgcaaaaatctcattttttatgatgaGGATGTCGTCTGGTCGACTGTCGGTGATGGAGGTGTTGCAGCGGTGGGGTGTGTGCGGGCCATCACGCTGTACTTGCTGTGAAAATCCAGGGGTGGATTCAATTGATCATATATTTTGTGCTGGTGATGTCCCGCGGCAGGTTTGGGAGTCATTTCAAGTCGAGATTGGGGACTTTGCCACTCCATCAATGGTAAAACATGCAGTCATTCAATGGTGGTTGCGGCCGGCTAAGAACAAGTGGCTTAGATTGGTCTATCAGGTGTTGCCATCGCTGATTTGCTGGCACCTTTGGAAAGCTAGAAATGTGGCGGTGTGGGAAGGGAAGGTGCTATCGGCCATGCAGGTACATGGCTTTGTTCTTTCGGATCTCTGTGATATTCTCTAG